In Candidatus Schekmanbacteria bacterium, one DNA window encodes the following:
- the porD gene encoding pyruvate synthase subunit PorD (catalyzes the ferredoxin-dependent oxidative decarboxylation of pyruvate to form acetyl-CoA), giving the protein MKKKIEKIPIALYFQSNTDWRFETPKVNKDKCIKCGVCYLYCPDSAIKETDDGYFEADLTLCKGCGMCEKQCVTGCISMEKEKMVPRHPLYK; this is encoded by the coding sequence ATGAAAAAGAAAATTGAAAAGATTCCTATTGCTTTATATTTTCAAAGCAACACCGATTGGCGCTTTGAGACTCCGAAGGTCAACAAAGATAAGTGTATAAAGTGCGGGGTTTGCTATCTTTATTGTCCTGACAGCGCAATCAAGGAAACAGACGATGGATATTTTGAAGCCGATTTAACACTCTGCAAAGGGTGTGGAATGTGCGAAAAGCAGTGTGTAACAGGATGTATTTCAATGGAAAAAGAGAAAATGGTTCCACGACATCCTCTTTATAAATAA
- a CDS encoding NAD(P)H-dependent oxidoreductase subunit E: MKNHMKKFVKDTLKKYRNPKNSVIHILHDIQNEYNYLPEECLEVLSQSTRIPLSNIFSIATFYKAFSVEPKGKKLINVCVGTACYVRNSENLLKRFASELKLDGEGTTDDLKFTLSRVRCLGCCSLAPVVSINGKIYGNLTADKIKALLEKEGN; the protein is encoded by the coding sequence ATGAAAAACCATATGAAAAAATTTGTAAAAGACACTCTAAAAAAATACAGGAATCCAAAAAATTCCGTTATTCACATTCTCCATGATATCCAAAATGAATATAATTATCTGCCCGAAGAATGTCTTGAAGTTCTGTCGCAATCAACAAGAATCCCTCTTTCGAACATTTTTTCTATTGCTACCTTTTACAAAGCATTCAGTGTTGAGCCAAAGGGAAAAAAATTAATCAATGTTTGCGTCGGAACTGCTTGCTATGTAAGAAATTCAGAAAACCTTCTAAAAAGATTTGCAAGCGAATTGAAATTAGATGGTGAAGGCACAACAGATGACCTCAAATTTACTTTGTCGCGAGTAAGATGCCTTGGATGCTGCTCTCTTGCACCAGTGGTAAGCATAAACGGGAAAATTTACGGCAATCTTACCGCAGATAAAATAAAAGCACTTCTTGAAAAAGAAGGAAATTAA